The proteins below are encoded in one region of Lactuca sativa cultivar Salinas chromosome 3, Lsat_Salinas_v11, whole genome shotgun sequence:
- the LOC111892370 gene encoding aminopeptidase P1 isoform X1 has translation MADILAALRSLMASHTPPLNALVVPSEDYHQSEYVSARDKRRAFVSGFTGSAGLALVTTNEALLWTDGRYFLQAEQQLSNQWRLMRMGEDPAVDSWISTNLPQDSAIGIDFWCISVETAQKWRSLFAKNQQKLVPTTKNLVDEVWKDQPQAEMNPVHVHPLKFSGRSVSDKLKDLRDNLRKEKTRGIIITTLDEVVWLYNVRGGDVSYSPVVHSFAVVTTSSAFFYVDERKLSSEVKSYLEENNIIVKDYTAVSSDVALLASNQLTSAKGTQSNGAHDAEDSSHKIWVDPRCCYSLYSKLNPDQVFLHQSPLSLPKSLKNPVEMEGLKNAHIRDGAAVVQYLAWLDKQMQELYGASGYFKESESQKTKTPTGDAKLTEVSVSDKLEEFRAAKEHFRGLSFPTISSVGPNGSIIHYEPKPKTCSELDPNCMYLCDSGAQYLDGTTDITRTVHFGKPSEHEKKCYTAVLKGHFALGNARFPNGTTGHSLDVLARIPLWSYGLDYRHGTGHGIGAYLNVHEGPHSISFRPGLSVPLQASMTVTDEPGYYEDGKFGIRLENVLIIKEAATQFNFANKGYLEFEHITWAPYQKKLIDVKLLLDEEIKWVNSYHAKCKEILSPYLNESEKAWLTQATEPISD, from the exons ATGGCGGATATTCTCGCTGCTTTGAGATCGTTAATGGCCTCACATACTCCACCGCTCAATGCCCTAGTTGTTCCATCCGAAGATTATCATCAG AGCGAGTATGTATCTGCTAGAGACAAGAGGCGCGCTTTCGTTTCTGGATTTACTGGAAGTGCTG GTTTGGCTCTTGTAACAACGAATGAAGCACTCCTTTGGACGGATGGAAGATACTTTCTGCAGGCAGAACAACAACTAAGTAACCAATGGAGGCTCATGCGTATGGGGGAAGATCCAGCTGTAGATTCATGGATATCCACA AATTTACCTCAAGATTCAGCAATCGGTATTGATTTCTGGTGCATATCTGTAGAAACTGCACAGAAATGGAGGTCTTTGTTTGCAAAGAATCAACAAAAACTAGTTCCCACAACTAAAAACTTGGTTGATGAAGTTTGGAAGGATCAACCACAAGCTGAAATGAATCCTGTTCATGTACACCCCTTAAAATTTTCTGGTCGTTCAGTTTCAGACAAGTTAAAAGATTTACGCGATAATCTCAGAAAGGAAAAAACTCGTGGAATAATAATCACAACACTTGATGAA GTTGTTTGGTTATATAATGTCAGAGGTGGTGATGTGTCCTATTCTCCTGTTGTTCATTCATTTGCAGTTGTAACAACATCATCTGCTTTCTTTTATGTTGATGAAAGAAAGTTGTCATCTGAG GTAAAATCATATTTGGAGGAAAACAATATCATAGTTAAAGACTACACAGCAGTGAGCTCTGATGTGGCTTTACTTGCATCTAATCAGCTGACATCAGCAAAGGGAACACAGTCTAATGGTGCACATGATGCAGAAGATAGTAGCCATAAAATTTGGGTTGATCCTCGTTGCTGCTATTCTTTGTATTCAAAACTAAACCCTGATCAAGTCTTCCTGCATCAGTCACCTTTATCCCTTCCAAAATCTCTTAAG AATCCTGTAGAGATGGAGGGGCTAAAAAACGCACATATACGCGATGGTGCAGCTGTTGTGCAATATTTGGCTTGGCTGGATAAACAG ATGCAGGAACTCTATGGGGCCTCAGGCTACTTCAAGGAGTCAGAAAGCCAAAAGACCAAAACACCCAC GGGAGATGCAAAACTAACAGAAGTTTCAGTAAGTGATAAACTAGAGGAATTCCGTGCAGCAAAAGag cATTTCAGAGGGTTGAGCTTTCCTACTATCTCATCAGTTGGTCCAAACGGGTCAATTATTCACTATGAACCAAAACCCAAAACATGCTCCGAACTTGATCCAAATTGCATGTATCTTTGTGATTCTGGAGCAcag TATCTGGATGGGACAACAGACATAACCCGTACTGTTCATTTCGGGAAGCCTTCTGAACATGAAAAAAAATGTTACACCGCA GTTCTCAAGGGTCATTTTGCTTTGGGTAATGCCCGTTTTCCCAATGGAACGACAG gTCATTCTCTTGATGTTCTTGCTCGGATTCCATTATGGTCATATGGTCTTGATTATAGACATGGAACTGGTCATGGAATAGGCGCTTACTTAAATGTTCATGAAG GACCACATTCCATCAGTTTCAGACCTGGTTTAAGTGTCCCACTTCAAGCTTCAATGACTGTTACAGATG AACCTGGTTACTACGAAGATGGAAAGTTTGGAATAAGATTGGAAAATGTGCTTATAATCAAGGAGGCAGCAACACAATTCAATTTCGCTAATAAAGGTTATTTGGAATTTGAACATATAACATGG GCACCATATCAGAAGAAGTTAATTGATGTGAAGCTGTTGTTGGATGAAGAAATAAAATGGGTGAATAGTTATCATGCCAAATGTAAAGAGATCTTGTCACCCTATCTGAATGAATCCGAGAAGGCCTGGCTGACTCAGGCTACTGAGCCTATTTCTGATTAA
- the LOC111892371 gene encoding probable NAD(P)H dehydrogenase (quinone) FQR1-like 2 — translation MGKGGGCVPSKKSPPAVDTGNAPLSISSPTTVAESQRRDIEVPIVTAAKLKILIVFYSMYGHVETLARRMKKGVDGVEGVEAVLFRVPETLSDDVLTKMRAPSKDDEIGEMSSVHELESADGFLFGFPTRYGSMAAQMQAFFDSTSQLWGEQKLAGKPAGFFVSTGTQGGGQETTAWTGITQLAHHGMLFVPIGYTFGAGMFKIEAIRGGSPFGAGVFAGDGTRQPTETELALAEHQGKYMAGVVKKLAQPPC, via the exons ATGGGTAAAGGCGGTGGCTGCGTACCAAGTAAGAAAAGCCCACCCGCGGTTGACACCGGTAATGCTCCGCTCAGTATCAGTTCGCCGACCACCGTGGCGGAATCTCAAAGAAGAGACATTGAAGTCCCGATAGTGACAGCGGCGAAGCTTAAGATACTGATTGTGTTCTACTCGATGTACGGGCATGTTGAGACACTGGCGCGTAGGATGAAGAAGGGAGTCGACGGCGTTGAAGGAGTGGAAGCGGTTTTGTTCCGTGTACCGGAGACGTTGTCGGATGATGTACTGACGAAAATGCGGGCGCCATCGAAGGACGATGAGATTGGCGAGATGTCATCAGTTCATGAGCTGGAATCGGCGGATGGATTTTTGTTTGGGTTTCCGACAAGGTATGGGTCTATGGCGGCGCAAATGCAGGCGTTCTTCGATTCCACGTCGCAGTTATGGGGAGAACAGAAGCTCGCCGGAAAACCAGCCGGATTTTTCGTGAGTACTGGTACACAGGGCGGCGGACAAGAGACCACCGC ATGGACAGGGATCACACAACTAGCACACCATGGGATGCTTTTTGTTCCAATAGGGTACACATTTGGGGCAGGAATGTTTAAAATAGAGGCAATTAGAGGGGGTTCACCTTTTGGAGCTGGAGTATTTGCTGGAGATGGGACACGTCAGCCTACTGAAACAGAATTAGCACTTGCTGAGCATCAAGGAAAGTACATGGCTGGTGTTGTAAAGAAGCTAGCACAACCACCTTGTTGA
- the LOC111892370 gene encoding aminopeptidase P1 isoform X2 encodes MRMGEDPAVDSWISTNLPQDSAIGIDFWCISVETAQKWRSLFAKNQQKLVPTTKNLVDEVWKDQPQAEMNPVHVHPLKFSGRSVSDKLKDLRDNLRKEKTRGIIITTLDEVVWLYNVRGGDVSYSPVVHSFAVVTTSSAFFYVDERKLSSEVKSYLEENNIIVKDYTAVSSDVALLASNQLTSAKGTQSNGAHDAEDSSHKIWVDPRCCYSLYSKLNPDQVFLHQSPLSLPKSLKNPVEMEGLKNAHIRDGAAVVQYLAWLDKQMQELYGASGYFKESESQKTKTPTGDAKLTEVSVSDKLEEFRAAKEHFRGLSFPTISSVGPNGSIIHYEPKPKTCSELDPNCMYLCDSGAQYLDGTTDITRTVHFGKPSEHEKKCYTAVLKGHFALGNARFPNGTTGHSLDVLARIPLWSYGLDYRHGTGHGIGAYLNVHEGPHSISFRPGLSVPLQASMTVTDEPGYYEDGKFGIRLENVLIIKEAATQFNFANKGYLEFEHITWAPYQKKLIDVKLLLDEEIKWVNSYHAKCKEILSPYLNESEKAWLTQATEPISD; translated from the exons ATGCGTATGGGGGAAGATCCAGCTGTAGATTCATGGATATCCACA AATTTACCTCAAGATTCAGCAATCGGTATTGATTTCTGGTGCATATCTGTAGAAACTGCACAGAAATGGAGGTCTTTGTTTGCAAAGAATCAACAAAAACTAGTTCCCACAACTAAAAACTTGGTTGATGAAGTTTGGAAGGATCAACCACAAGCTGAAATGAATCCTGTTCATGTACACCCCTTAAAATTTTCTGGTCGTTCAGTTTCAGACAAGTTAAAAGATTTACGCGATAATCTCAGAAAGGAAAAAACTCGTGGAATAATAATCACAACACTTGATGAA GTTGTTTGGTTATATAATGTCAGAGGTGGTGATGTGTCCTATTCTCCTGTTGTTCATTCATTTGCAGTTGTAACAACATCATCTGCTTTCTTTTATGTTGATGAAAGAAAGTTGTCATCTGAG GTAAAATCATATTTGGAGGAAAACAATATCATAGTTAAAGACTACACAGCAGTGAGCTCTGATGTGGCTTTACTTGCATCTAATCAGCTGACATCAGCAAAGGGAACACAGTCTAATGGTGCACATGATGCAGAAGATAGTAGCCATAAAATTTGGGTTGATCCTCGTTGCTGCTATTCTTTGTATTCAAAACTAAACCCTGATCAAGTCTTCCTGCATCAGTCACCTTTATCCCTTCCAAAATCTCTTAAG AATCCTGTAGAGATGGAGGGGCTAAAAAACGCACATATACGCGATGGTGCAGCTGTTGTGCAATATTTGGCTTGGCTGGATAAACAG ATGCAGGAACTCTATGGGGCCTCAGGCTACTTCAAGGAGTCAGAAAGCCAAAAGACCAAAACACCCAC GGGAGATGCAAAACTAACAGAAGTTTCAGTAAGTGATAAACTAGAGGAATTCCGTGCAGCAAAAGag cATTTCAGAGGGTTGAGCTTTCCTACTATCTCATCAGTTGGTCCAAACGGGTCAATTATTCACTATGAACCAAAACCCAAAACATGCTCCGAACTTGATCCAAATTGCATGTATCTTTGTGATTCTGGAGCAcag TATCTGGATGGGACAACAGACATAACCCGTACTGTTCATTTCGGGAAGCCTTCTGAACATGAAAAAAAATGTTACACCGCA GTTCTCAAGGGTCATTTTGCTTTGGGTAATGCCCGTTTTCCCAATGGAACGACAG gTCATTCTCTTGATGTTCTTGCTCGGATTCCATTATGGTCATATGGTCTTGATTATAGACATGGAACTGGTCATGGAATAGGCGCTTACTTAAATGTTCATGAAG GACCACATTCCATCAGTTTCAGACCTGGTTTAAGTGTCCCACTTCAAGCTTCAATGACTGTTACAGATG AACCTGGTTACTACGAAGATGGAAAGTTTGGAATAAGATTGGAAAATGTGCTTATAATCAAGGAGGCAGCAACACAATTCAATTTCGCTAATAAAGGTTATTTGGAATTTGAACATATAACATGG GCACCATATCAGAAGAAGTTAATTGATGTGAAGCTGTTGTTGGATGAAGAAATAAAATGGGTGAATAGTTATCATGCCAAATGTAAAGAGATCTTGTCACCCTATCTGAATGAATCCGAGAAGGCCTGGCTGACTCAGGCTACTGAGCCTATTTCTGATTAA